The following are encoded together in the Chaetodon trifascialis isolate fChaTrf1 chromosome 3, fChaTrf1.hap1, whole genome shotgun sequence genome:
- the tpgs2 gene encoding tubulin polyglutamylase complex subunit 2, whose translation MEEIKESLVFKGIAERLTLGITRILENMPGVVDVRFVEREPAEKRSLLSWEQKNTCILPEDLRDFYLTTDGFTLTWSVKLDNECVPLGCMMINSVARLCPLLQPVSLFSLPNAPSLADLEWEENNAQSGTGHAPAAPHFDSRSRIFELDSCGGNGKVCLVYKNCTPGVVVQQSEIWFLDRSLCWHFLTATFTSYYRLMITHLGLPEWQYAFTPYGSSPQAKQWASLYQPLTFCSELSLADHAGDSHLNKLDPAKAFRGKAKAPVPKKKQSTQCSLGSTTKSQSTTGKHTGAKR comes from the exons ATGGAAGAGATAAAAGAAAGCCTAGTATTTAAAGGCATTGCTGAGAGACTGACACTTGGTATCACTCGAATACTCG AGAACATGCCTGGTGTGGTCGATGTGCGCTTTGTAGAGAGGGAGCCTGCAGAGAAGAGGAGCCTGCTGTCCTGGGAACAG AAAAACACGTGTATTTTGCCAGAGGATCTGCGAGATTTCTATCTGACAACCGATGGATTTACACTAACCTGGAGCGTTAAACTAGACA atGAGTGTGTTCCCTTAGGATGCATGATGATTAACAGTGTGGCCAGGCTGTGTCCACTGCTCCAACCAGTATCATTATTCTCTCTACCCAATGCACCCTCACTGGCTGACCTGGAGTGGGAGGAGAACAACGCGCAGAGCG GGACGGGGCACGCTCCTGCTGCACCCCACTTTGATTCCCGGAGCCGCATCTTCGAGCTGGATTCCTGTGGTGGTAATGGCAAAGTGTGCCTCGTCTACAAAAACTGCACCCCAG GTGTCGTAGTCCAGCAGAGTGAAATTTGGTTCCTCGATCGCTCACTGTGCTGGCATTTTCTGACTGCAACCTTCACCTCTTACTACCGACTGATGATCACCCACCTGGGTCTGCCTGAGTGGCAGTATGCCTTCACCCCATATGGCTCCAGCCCCCAGGCCAAG CAGTGGGCATCGCTGTATCAGCCACTGACTTTCTGCAGTGAACTCAGCTTGGCTGATCATGCTGGAGATTCCCATCTCAACAAGCTGGATCCTGCAAAGGCCTTTAGAGGCAAAGCCAAGGCACCTGTCCCCAAGAAGAAGCAGTCGACGCAGTGCAGCTTAGGAAGCACTACCAAGAGCCAAAGCACCACGGGAAAACACACTGGGGCAAAGCGGTGA